The following proteins come from a genomic window of Nostoc sp. ATCC 53789:
- a CDS encoding phycobiliprotein lyase encodes MEITEFFELSIGRWRSQRSGHHLAFAHFEQVLSNIDIESLSTDDPAVLAICQLYDTDPGSITHPFRMTWKGESDWDDKPISGSTVLVPIPDIENPSRGKLLREQGYAETIPAVGKYHLSEDGIFTLLTEYEHAAAEERIWFATPNLRFRVATIKTSDGKGVTTASFSSEIRSLSSSTS; translated from the coding sequence ATGGAAATTACTGAATTCTTTGAACTTTCAATTGGGCGATGGCGATCGCAACGTAGCGGTCATCATTTAGCATTCGCTCACTTTGAACAAGTGCTGTCTAACATTGACATTGAGTCTCTATCCACCGACGATCCGGCGGTATTAGCAATTTGTCAATTGTATGACACCGACCCCGGCAGCATCACTCACCCCTTTCGGATGACTTGGAAAGGTGAGTCAGACTGGGACGATAAACCAATCTCTGGTAGTACCGTGCTGGTACCAATTCCAGATATAGAAAATCCTTCTAGGGGAAAACTCTTACGCGAGCAAGGATACGCTGAGACAATCCCAGCAGTGGGTAAATACCATTTGAGTGAAGATGGGATTTTTACCCTGCTGACGGAGTATGAACATGCTGCTGCTGAAGAGCGAATTTGGTTTGCTACACCAAATCTGCGATTTCGGGTAGCGACAATTAAAACCAGTGATGGTAAAGGTGTGACAACAGCTTCCTTTTCTTCAGAGATTCGCTCTTTGTCTAGTTCAACCAGTTAG
- a CDS encoding phycobilisome protein, translating into MTQLSETVKELIAKARIISFAEWDKSHSKAAIAIFQAADDAFRYLSDEDLLQIQTKSSDNSELIPIAVSLRDRAAEIVDEAREQVLTTYPEIIQPGGGLYPPERAQACWRDFWHFLRCITYGIAGGHAEYTNPTGLHYMNLLYQELQVPLDAMLLGLKSIKAASLKRCPVNQQEILNPYFDHLITQLATFQIR; encoded by the coding sequence GCGAAACTGTCAAAGAATTAATCGCCAAAGCTAGAATTATCAGCTTTGCTGAGTGGGATAAATCTCATTCCAAAGCAGCAATCGCCATATTCCAAGCTGCGGATGATGCTTTCCGTTATCTGAGCGACGAAGATTTATTACAGATTCAAACCAAGTCATCCGATAATTCTGAGTTGATTCCTATTGCTGTGTCGTTACGCGATCGCGCCGCCGAAATTGTTGATGAAGCTAGAGAGCAGGTTTTGACTACCTATCCTGAAATTATCCAGCCTGGAGGTGGTCTTTATCCGCCTGAACGCGCCCAAGCTTGCTGGCGAGATTTTTGGCATTTTCTCCGTTGTATTACTTATGGCATAGCGGGTGGACACGCTGAGTATACAAATCCCACAGGACTGCACTATATGAACTTACTCTATCAGGAATTACAAGTTCCATTAGATGCAATGCTCTTAGGTTTAAAAAGCATTAAAGCTGCTAGTTTGAAACGCTGCCCAGTCAATCAGCAAGAAATTCTTAATCCCTATTTTGACCATTTAATCACCCAACTGGCTACTTTTCAAATTCGGTAA
- a CDS encoding phycobilisome rod-core linker polypeptide: MSLWAIDSPNVELRPNTSESELQTLIRAVYKQVLGNAHLLESERLATAESQLRDRKISVREFVNTVAKSELYQSLFFSSSSQYRFIELNFKHLLGRPPADQAEIAEHVRIYNEQGYDAEIESYIDSEEYQRNFGENIVPYPRSTSSQIGIKNVTFNRTFTLLRGVASSDSDRKAKLIRDIGANLPTSIKAPAAGSSVSSTSKRFLIKAVKGSNNLRTRLGNLEYVVNYNQLSGQVQNIHRTGGKIISITEVA; this comes from the coding sequence ATGTCACTGTGGGCTATTGATTCACCTAATGTTGAACTGCGTCCGAACACCAGCGAAAGTGAATTACAAACACTTATTCGGGCGGTTTACAAACAGGTTTTGGGGAATGCTCACTTGCTAGAAAGTGAGCGCCTAGCTACTGCTGAATCGCAATTGCGCGATCGCAAAATCAGCGTCCGCGAATTCGTCAATACCGTTGCGAAATCAGAACTCTATCAATCTCTGTTTTTCAGTTCTTCTTCCCAATATCGGTTCATTGAACTAAACTTCAAACACTTGCTAGGTCGTCCTCCTGCCGATCAAGCAGAAATTGCCGAACACGTCCGCATCTACAACGAACAGGGCTACGATGCTGAAATCGAATCCTATATCGATAGCGAAGAGTATCAGCGAAATTTTGGCGAGAATATTGTTCCTTATCCTCGCAGCACTAGCTCCCAAATAGGAATTAAGAATGTTACCTTTAACCGCACCTTTACCTTATTGAGAGGAGTAGCAAGCAGCGATAGCGATCGCAAAGCTAAACTGATCAGGGATATAGGTGCAAATTTACCCACATCCATCAAGGCTCCTGCTGCTGGTTCTAGTGTAAGCAGCACCAGCAAACGCTTCTTGATTAAGGCAGTCAAAGGTTCAAATAATCTCCGTACTCGTCTGGGCAACCTTGAATATGTAGTTAACTACAACCAACTGTCTGGGCAAGTGCAAAACATTCATAGAACGGGCGGCAAAATCATCAGTATTACTGAAGTTGCTTAA